In the genome of Anabaena cylindrica PCC 7122, the window ACGTTTTTTCTTAAAATTATAAAGCATATTGATAAAAGCAATATTGCCAGGGTAAACGATTTTGTCATAGTCTAGGTCAGCATTCCCCTTAACATTACAGTATTTCTGTAGTAGCAGCGAACCGCACCCCAAACCTCGATATTTTGGACTAACAAAGATATATTCTAAATAATTAGATTCTCCAAAAATAAACCCGATCCTCTCCTTTTCTATTTCTAAAATTAAAACAATAAGCTTAGAAACATCTGGATGTATTCCCTCTTTTATTGTTTTAATAATAAGATCAAAAATCCTGCTATAAAGGGATAAATCAATATTTGATTTAATAAAGTCATAATCATCTTGATCACCTATATCTATGCTTCTTATTTCTAGTTCCATAATCTTTAAAAAATATATTACAATACTAATATACCATATTAAAATAGGATATTTAAAAGATGACAGATCAAGAGTATTTGGGGATGATTGAAAAATTAGAATATATCTTAGATCGTAAGTTTCACGGCACTACTGCGGAAGAGAAAGCTATATATTATTATTTTTATGATTATCTATGGCTAAATGAGGATCTGAGGCTAGGAAGATATAATTTTCATGCTGATTTTATTAGTAAATTTTTAAAATCTCTCAAACCATACCAAGGAAAATTATATAGAGGTGGGTACTTCTTATTAGAAGATTTAGAAGATAATTATAAAATAGGTTCTGAGGTAATTTGGCACGGGTTTACATCAGCAAGTTTATCTGAGGATGTTGCCAAATCTTTTGCTAATAAAGCAGATAAAGCAGGTAATAACTTTGTTAAAACTTTGTTTTTATTTGATAGTAAAAATGCTAAACCTGTTTTTAATTTACATCCTCTAATTATCGGTGATGCAAAAGAGTGTATCTTTGACAGAGATTCTAAATTCTTGATAAGTGATCGCACTTCAGAAAATGGACTACTAGAGATTTACATGAAGGAAGTATAATTATTTTTTTAATACTTTATTGATTAGAGCATCAGTGCTATTAACAAAGTAGTTATGGAAGAAATTAATAAAACCAGGATCACCAGGATAGTTAGATCCGTTAATTTTTAACTTATTCTTAAAAAATGCTGATTCTTGTTTTATTTCTTTTTCCAGGAGAATTAATAACCGTGTGCCT includes:
- a CDS encoding GNAT family N-acetyltransferase, giving the protein MELEIRSIDIGDQDDYDFIKSNIDLSLYSRIFDLIIKTIKEGIHPDVSKLIVLILEIEKERIGFIFGESNYLEYIFVSPKYRGLGCGSLLLQKYCNVKGNADLDYDKIVYPGNIAFINMLYNFKKKRSLIGQL